A DNA window from Vigna angularis cultivar LongXiaoDou No.4 chromosome 1, ASM1680809v1, whole genome shotgun sequence contains the following coding sequences:
- the LOC108321520 gene encoding protein transport protein SEC16B homolog isoform X2, whose product MASNPPPEDQTDEDFFDKLVEDDNEHVNSGHGDEGYHNSDDVKTFANLGIDGDAGECRNERKQEEWDESGVQLDGGNAQEGVFLASSGSFGGDNAMDHGDHGTGLESASVSDVSKSNGINNSEVKEVGWNSFNVDANRDNGFGSYSDFFGELVEESGKTCNDFNNEVKSGNEIQNDGSNSLGNYEPYQEGKGYDTSQVNKTNGQDLGSTQYWEDLYPGWKYDQNTGQWYMVDGHNDNQGSSMVNTTANWTTASDTVSEVSYMQQTAQSMVGTLAGTNTTESVSCWNQASQGNNGYPEHMVFDPQYPGWYYDMIAQEWRSLETYHSFIQSVGHGQESRRASTEKNLSNDVSLYREYGQDGNYGSLDAGTQTTDDKWSGSYGIHHLQGQDTHTTERATRNEDTATSGGNRPFGHSFGSNISVNKDQQNNPASFETVSYSKVNHDHGLADGTLERQNSAPSGNIPQHFNYSNTQFNEPNNFSNEYAKSQKPFSYSQAQPSFQDTHQSCAPDVRRSSAGRPPHALVTFGFGGKVVVMKDSSFSSSSYRSQTSVQGSVSVLNLMEVINGSIDSSSVGSGAGDYFRALTQQSFPGPLVSGSFGNKELYKWIDERIAHSGSTDMDYKKCERLRLLLSLLKIACQHYGKLRSPFGTDTIRKENDTPEAAVAKLFASAKTFGKEFTQYGVLRSHCLQNLPSEAQMRATASEVQNLLVSGKKKEALQYAQEGQLWGPALVLASQLGDQFYVDTVKQMALRQLVSGSPLRTLCLLIAGQPAEVFSPGSSAGGDPNSLNIPQQPTQVGSFDMLGDWEENLAVITANRTKDDELVIIHLGDCLWRETSQIIAAHICYLVAEANFESYSDRARLCLIGADHWKFPRTYASPEAIQPYKLIYAYMLAEVGKVSDSLKYCQAVMKCLKTGRAPEVETWKQFVLSLEDRIRTHQQGGYAANLAPAKLVGKLLNFFDSTAHRVVGGGLPPPAPSSSSSQGYVHGNGQHHQPVANRVSNSQSTMAMSSLVPSASMEPISDWTADDNKTPKPNRSVSEPDFGRSPRQGTSPEGQGKTSVSGAASRFSRFGFGSQLLQKTVELVLRPRPGRQAKLGEKNKFYYDEKLKRWVEEGVQSQSEETALPPPPKTAAFQNGSTDYSLKHALKKEGTPSMEGYDFKTKSHEHNPGIPPMPPSSTQFSGRGRVGVRSRYVDTFNPGSGSSAKLFQSSSVKPDLAANAKFFVPAHTPSSNEQAMEAITESNHEHSLTNENPSTLYQSPGVLQRPRFPSMDTIGFQEIMTNGSNSEVPHSRRTASWGGEAISDRFSSTELGENSSLGEALGMPPTMFQEVQL is encoded by the exons ATGGCTTCGAATCCTCCACCGGAGGATCAGACGGACGAGGATTTTTTCGATAAACTTGTGGAGGATGACAATGAACATGTTAATTCTGGCCATGGTGATGAAGGTTATCATAATTCTGATGACGTGAAAACGTTTGCGAATTTAGGGATCGATGGTGATGCTGGAGAATGTCGGAATGAGAGGAAACAGGAAGAATGGGACGAAAGCGGTGTGCAATTGGATGGTGGGAATGCCCAAGAAGGAGTTTTTTTGGCGTCCTCTGGTTCATTTGGAGGTGATAATGCGATGGATCATGGTGATCATGGGACGGGTTTGGAGAGTGCGTCAGTTTCCGATGTGAGTAAGAGCAATGGGATCAACAATTCCGAGGTTAAGGAGGTGGGTTGGAATTCTTTTAATGTTGATGCAAATCGAGATAATGGATTTGGATCGTATTCTGACTTCTTTGGTGAATTGGTAGAAGAATCTGGAAAAACATGTAATGATTTCAATAATGAGGTGAAATCCGGTAATGAAATTCAAAATGATGGGTCAAATTCTTTAGGTAATTATGAGCCATATCAAGAGGGTAAAGGTTACGATACATCTCAGGTAAATAAAACAAATGGGCAAGATCTGGGTAGCACTCAGTACTGGGAGGATCTTTATCCTGGCTGGAAGTATGATCAGAACACTGGGCAATGGTATATGGTAGATGGCCATAATGATAATCAGGGAAGCTCTATGGTCAATACAACTGCAAATTGGACAACTGCTTCTGATACTGTATCGGAGGTTTCTTATATGCAACAAACTGCGCAATCTATGGTTGGAACTTTAGCTGGGACTAACACAACTGAAAGTGTATCATGCTGGAACCAAGCTTCGCAGGGGAATAATGGGTATCCTGAACATATGGTTTTTGATCCTCAGTATCCCGGTTGGTATTATGACATGATTGCTCAAGAATGGCGCTCGTTAGAAACTTACCATTCATTTATTCAATCTGTTGGTCATGGACAGGAAAGTAGGCGTGCTTCTACTGAAAAAAATTTGTCCAATGATGTCAGTTTATATAGAGAGTATGGTCAAGATGGTAATTATGGGTCACTTGATGCTGGTACTCAGACTACAGATGACAAGTGGAGTGGTTCATATGGTATTCACCATCTCCAGGGTCAAGACACACACACAACTGAGAGGGCTACTAGAAATGAGGATACTGCAACTTCTGGTGGAAACAGACCATTTGGGCATTCTTTTGGCTCAAATATTTCTGTTAATAAAGATCAACAAAATAACCCTGCCTCATTTGAAACAGTCTCGTACAGTAAAGTGAACCATGATCATGGTTTGGCTGATGGAACTCTTGAGAGACAAAACTCTGCTCCCAGTGGGAACATTcctcaacattttaattattcaaatacacAGTTTAATGAACCAAATAATTTCTCAAATGAATATGCTAAAAGTCAGAAGCCCTTCAGTTACTCCCAGGCACAGCCATCGTTCCAGGATACGCATCAGTCTTGTGCACCTGATGTTAGAAGATCATCAGCTGGACGTCCTCCTCATGCCTTAGTAACCTTTGGATTTGGTGGAAAAGTCGTTGTAATGAAAGATTCTAGTTTTTCGAGTTCATCATATAGAAGCCAG ACTTCTGTCCAAGGATCTGTTTCTGTGTTAAACTTGATGGAAGTTATCAATGGAAGTATTGATTCTTCGAGCGTTGGCAGTGGCGCTGGTGATTATTTCCGTGCTCTCACTCAGCAATCTTTCCCTGGTCCATTGGTTAGTggaagttttggaaataaagaGTTGTACAAATGGATAGATGAGAGGATTGCACATTCTGGATCGACTGACATGGATTATAAGAAATGTGAAAGGTTGAGACTTCTTCTCTCCTTGCTTAAAATAGCCTGTCAACATTATGGAAAACTACGTTCTCCTTTTGGTACAGACACCATACGAAAA GAAAATGATACTCCTGAAGCAGCAGTTGCAAAGCTTTTTGCATCTGCCAAGACGTTTGGCAAGGAGTTCACTCAATACGGTGTGCTAAGAAGTCACTGTCTGCAAAATTTGCCTTCTGAAGCTCAAATGCGG GCAACGGCTTCTGAGGTACAAAACCTTCTTGTCTCTGGAAAAAAGAAGGAGGCTTTGCAGTACGCACAAGAAGGTCAATTGTGGGGACCTGCGCTTGTTCTTGCTTCACAACTTGGCGATCAG TTCTATGTTGACACAGTGAAGCAAATGGCACTTCGTCAGCTAGTTTCAGGATCACCTTTGCGCACATTATGCCTTCTAATCGCTGGACAGCCAGCTGAAGTATTCTCTCCTGGTAGCTCAGCTGGTGGGGATCCTAACTCTTTGAATATCCCTCAGCAGCCTACACAG GTTGGATCTTTTGACATGCTTGGTGATTGGGAGGAGAATTTGGCTGTAATAACTGCAAACAGAACCAAAGATGACGAACTTGTAATTATTCATCTTGGTGATTGCTTGTGGAGAGAAACAAGTCAG ATCATTGCTGCACACATATGCTATTTAGTTGCTGAAGCGAACTTCGAATCATACTCAGATAGGGCAAGGCTCTGTCTAATTGGAGCAGATCACTGGAAATTTCCTCGAACTTATGCTAGTCCAGAGGCTATCCAG CCATATAAGCTTATTTATGCATACATGCTAGCTGAAGTGGGAAAGGTTTCAGACTCGCTGAA GTACTGCCAAGCAGTAATGAAATGCTTAAAAACTGGTCGTGCACCAGAAGTAGAAACATGGAAGCAGTTCGTATTATCTCTTGAAGACAGGATTAGAACCCACCAACAG GGTGGGTATGCCGCAAATTTGGCACCTGCAAAATTAGTGGGAAAATTGCTCAACTTTTTTGATAGTACTGCACATCGAGTTGTTGGTGGTGGTTTACCACCACCTGCtccatcatcgtcatcatctcAAGGATATGTTCACGGAAATGGACAACATCACCAGCCTGTTGCAAACAGAGTATCGAATAGCCAATCAACAATGGCAATGTCATCCTTAGTTCCATCCGCTTCAATGGAACCCATCAGTGATTGGACAGCTGACGATAATAAAACACCAAAACCTAATAGAAGTGTTTCAGAGCCAGACTTTGGTAGAAGCCCTCGCCAG GGAACTTCACCTGAAGGTCAAGGAAAAACATCAGTATCAGGGGCTGCATCTCGCTTTTCTCGTTTTGGTTTTGGCTCACAACTATTACAAAAGACAGTGGAACTAGTTTTGAGACCTCGCCCCGGTCGACAG GCTAAATTGGGTGAAAAGAACAAGTTTTATTATGATGAAAAACTGAAAAGATGGGTAGAGGAAGGCGTTCAATCTCAATCTGAAGAAACTGCATTACCACCGCCTCCAAAGACTGCTGCTTTCCAGAATGGTTCAACTGACTACAGCTTAAAACATGCACTGAAGAAAGAAGGAACGCCTTCTATGGAGGGATAtgatttcaaaacaaaaagtcATGAACATAATCCAGGGATTCCACCAATGCCACCAAGCTCAACACAATTCTCTGGCCGAGGTCGCGTTGGTGTTCGATCAAG GTACGTTGACACGTTCAACCCTGGTAGTGGAAGCTCTGCAAAATTGTTTCAGTCATCATCTGTCAAACCTGATCTGGCTGCCAATGCAAAGTTTTTTGTTCCTGCTCACACACCATCATCAAATGAGCAGGCAATGGAAGCTATAACAGAAAGTAATCACGAACATAGTTTAACTAATGAAAATCCTTCAACGTTGTACCAATCGCCTGGAGTTTTACAACGGCCAAGGTTTCCAAGCATGGATACTATTGGTTTCCAGGAAATAATGACGAATGGCAGCAACTCTGAAGTTCCTCATTCACGGCGAACAGCTTCATGGGGTGGTGAGGCTATTAGTGATCGATTTAGTTCCACAGAATTGGGAGAAAATAGTTCTCTTGGTGAAGCTTTGGGAATGCCACCAACAATGTTTCAAGAGGTTCAACTTTGA